The following are encoded in a window of Pagrus major chromosome 14, Pma_NU_1.0 genomic DNA:
- the LOC141008191 gene encoding protein-methionine sulfoxide oxidase mical3b-like, with product MGDESYPECRAQELFDEFVSSSTCRAALWSFSQLCEHLQLDRSAAERPLYRPIKRRLNYWKANALWAKLDRRGAQQEYQKARVCNNTTCVIIGAGPCGLRTAVELSFMGARVVLLEKRDSFSRNNVLHLWPFTIHDLRGLGAKKFYGKFCAGSIDHISIRQLQLVLLKVALLLGVEVHVNVEFKNLVEPPEDQLRQRVGWRMEVKPKPHPVNQLEFDVIIGADGRRNTLPGFRRKEFRGKLAIAITANFKNRNTTAEAKVEEISGVAFIFNQRFFQELRQETGIDLENIVYYKDATHYFVMTAKKQSLLEKGVILQDFTDTELLLSRGNVDQNALQTNAQEAANFSTNHQLPSLDFAMNHYGQPDVAMFDFTCMYASENAAMVRQRHGHQLLVALVGDSLLEPFWPMGTGIARGFLAALDAAWMIRSWSQGGSPLDVLAERESIYRLLPQTTPENLQKNFGVFTVDPTTRYLNINRLLITPAQVRHLVDTGEEAGLNTDCDIIRLPSPRILREDASSQSNQLLTWCQEQTRGYRGVSVTDLTTSWKSGLALCALIHRYRPDVIDFDSLDESLVEENTWLGFDVAEQEFGISPLMTVEEMSSVGEPDSLSMVMYLSQFHQLLRDTPPPATCLSQSSDLRTALITPASLLSRLGLSPSRKRNPKEQKEARGKRRKTSRELQQVGVHTNGDGDSQVCDEAFVGRSSHSRVRLMANQLQAKLDENSASCRTPPASAAAALRRQRKRTLQQEQMSFRFKEKIKSQSAVSEDEQYLSVSQSSACFFCQRRVYLMERLSAEGFFFHRSCFQCFSCSSTLRLAAYAFDQRSGRFYCLQHFDSCLTVRRRPTTSDGVASHRTSIASAASAPSHSDSLISSNRRRSSVISVMVATPERIELENYRRSSTKVEAKLLEESEELEEVSEEMLHRFNLSLDEKVQQRASVGPPYLCDLTEEEEEERGGRHRVTSEEARASWRETLQLHLRGDQEEEEEEGEYSPCDMERHSGLWLLLEEETEEELSLVSSAAGSDITRCETPVRSDSSLLAVITSSTAPSRTPPLANTPSTASFVTTPDSTPDDDRDTAPPTQLTPVVVMETAATAKGRGSNDDISPDLPQKKPLLLQVIGAEALLQLKGLREAPPPGQMEVEGGGARALWKAVFSGNRKEKKKKWDVRGGLTEESDLDSSTLLQRCSLTPTNNLRSELFDLTNEIQRVTIKEDNQEPAYIPHALAFKRAYAIKRHSLKVPVQDYDGQSSCPTEVVGVLVQAKELSSLSVKETLFQRGREDEDEDLDAKITRRVQRAARRKAKQEQLKRLHKAQMIQRQLQQVEEKQRQLEERGVMVEKALRGEADYWGDSNDSQDMELHLEGLGKLDNPALMQQWFKLVQQKNSLVRYESELMIFARELELEDRQSRLQQELRERMAVDDHLKEEWQLVEERLILEEMLEVVEQRDSLVSLLEEQRLQERQEDQDLEDIMMTRGLGLSWT from the exons ATGGGAGACGAGTCGTACCCAGAATGCCGAGCTCAGGAGCTGTTCGATGAGTTTGTGTCGTCATCGACCTGCAGGGCTGCCCTGTGGTCCTTCAGCCAGCTGTGTGAGCACCTGCAGCTGGACAGGAGTGCCGCCGAGAGGCCGCTGTACCGACCAATCAAACGGCGCCTCAACTACTGGAAGGCCAACGCTCTGTGGGCAAAACTGGACCGAAGGGGTGCACAGCAGGAGTACCAGAAGGCCCGTGTCTGCAACAACACCACG tgcgTGATCATCGGGGCGGGGCCCTGCGGTCTGAGGACAGCGGTGGAGCTGAGCTTCATGGGAGCTCGGGTGGTGCTGCTGGAGAAGAGAGACTCGTTCTCCAGGAACAATGTGCTCCACCTATGGCCCTTCACCATCCATGACCTGCGCGGCCTTGGGGCCAAAAAGTTCTACGGGAAGTTCTGTGCCGGCTCCATCGACCACATCA gtATCCGTCAGCTGCAGCTAGTCCTGCTGAAGGTGGCCTTACTGCTGGGGGTGGAGGTCCATGTCAACGTGGAGTTTAAAAACCTGGTGGAGCCGCCGGAGGATCAGCTCAGACAGA GGGTGGGCTGGAGGATGGAGGTGAAACCAAAGCCTCATCCTGTCAATCAGCTGGAATTTGATGTCATCATCGGAGCCGACGGACGCAGGAACACGCTGCCAG GTTTCAGGCGCAAAGAGTTCAGAGGGAAGCTGGCGATCGCCATCACAGCCAACTTTAAGAACAGGAACACGACAGCTGAGGCCAAAGTGGAGGAGATCAGCGGAGTAGCTTTTATCTTCAACCAGAGGTTCTTCCAGGAGCTACGACAGGAAACAG GGATCGACCTGGAGAACATTGTGTACTACAAAGATGCTACTCACTACTTTGTGATGACGGCAAAGAAACAGAGTCTGTTGGAGAAAGGAGTCATTTTACAG GACTTCACAGACACCGAGCTGCTTCTCTCTCGAGGGAATGTggaccagaatgcattgcagaCAAACGCTCAAGAGGCGGCCAACTTCTCCACCAATCATCAGCTGCCATCTCTGGACTTCGCCATGAATCACTACGGCCAGCCGGACGTCGCTATGTTCGACTTCACCTGCATGTACGCATCAGAGAACGCCGCCATGGTTCGCCAACGCCACGGACACCAGCTGCTGGTCGCACTGGTGGGAGACAGTCTGCTGGAG ccctTCTGGCCAATGGGAACAGGGATAGCTCGAGGTTTCCTGGCAGCTCTCGATGCAGCCTGGATGATCAGGAGCTGGTCTCAAGGAGGAAGTCCTCTGGACGTCCTGGCAGAGAG agaGAGTATATACCGGCTCCTCCCTCAGACGACTCCAGAGAACCTTCAAAAGAACTTTGGTGTGTTTACAGTCGATCCAACAACCAGATACCTGAACATCAACCGTCTGCTCATCACACCTGCACAG GTGAGACACCTGgtggacacaggtgaggaggcaGGTCTAAACACAGACTGTGACATCATCCGTCTGCCGTCACCCAGAATCCTCAGAGAAG ATGCGTCCTCTCAGTCCAATCAGCTGCTGACTTGGTGTCAGGAGCAGACTCGTGGTTACCGTGGCGTGTCAGTTACGGACCTGACTACTTCCTGGAAGAGCGGCCTCGCTCTGTGTGCTCTGATTCATCGATATCGACCCGACGTCAT agACTTTGACTCTCTGGATGAGTCGCTGGTGGAAGAAAACACTTGGCTCGGCTTTGATGTGGCTGAACAAGAGTTTGGGATTTCTCCTTTGATGACGGTTGAAGAAATGTCGTCAGTTGGAGAACCGGACTCTCTGTCGATGGTGATGTACCTGAGTCAGTTCCACCAGCTGCTTCGAGACACGCCGCCACCTGCTA CTTGTCTGAGTCAGAGTTCTGACCTGAGAACAGCTCTCATCACTCCAGCCTCCCTCCTCAGCAGACTGGGACTCAGTCCGTCCAGGAAGAGAAACCCGAAG GAGCAGAAAGAAGCTCGTGGTAAACGGAGGAAGACGAGTCGAGAGCTGCAGCAGGTCGGtgttcacaca aACGGTGACGGCGACAGCCAGGTGTGTGATGAGGCATTTGTGGGCAGGTCCAGTCACTCTAGAGTACGTCTGATGGCCAATCAGCTGCAGGCAAAGCTGGACGAGAACTCGGCCTCCTGCAGGACTCCTCCTGCTTCTGCTGCGGCAGCTTTACGTCGACAG AGGAAACGGACTCTTCAGCAGGAACAGATGAGTTTTCGGTTCAAAGAGAAGATCAAGTCTCAGTCTGCCGTTAGCGAGGACGAGCAG tacctgtctgtctctcagtcctCAGCCTGTTTCTTCTGTCAGAGGAGGGTGTACCTGATGGAGCGTCTCAGTGCCGAGGGTTTCTTCTTCCATCGCAGTTGTTTCCagtgtttcagctgcagcagcactctCAGACTGGCTGCTTACGCCTTCGACCAGCGCAGCG GGAGGTTTTACTGTCTTCAGCACTTTGACTCTTGTCTGACTGTGAGGAGGAGACCGACCACGTCTGACGGAGTTGCTTCACATCGAACATCAAta GCGTCTGCAGCTTCAGCTCCGTCACACTCAGACTCTCTGATCTCCTCCAACCGTCGTCGCTCCTCAG TCATCTCTGTGATGGTGGCGACGCCGGAGAGGATCGAGCTGGAGAACTATCGCCGCAGCTCGACCAAGGTGGAGGCGAAGCTGCTGGAGGAGTccgaggagctggaggaggtgtcGGAGGAGATGCTGCACCGGTTCAACCTCAGCCTGGACGAGAAAGTCCAGCAGAGAGCCAG TGTTGGTCCTCCGTACCTCTGCGACCTcaca gaagaagaagaagaagagcgcgGCGGTCGTCACCgtgtgacatcagaggaggCCAGAGCATCATGGAGggaaactctgcagctccacctgaGAGgcgaccaggaggaggaggaggagg AGGGGGAGTACAGCCCCTGCGACATGGAGCGACACTCGGGCCTGTGGCTCCTGTTAGAGGAGGAGACAG aGGAGGAGCTCTCTCTGGTCTCCtcagcagcaggaagtgacatcacacgCTGTGAAACACCTGTGAGGTCTGACTCCAGCCTGCTGGCCgtcatcacctcctccacagCTCCCTCGAGAACTCCGCCCCTCGCCAACACGCCCTCCACAGCCTCCTTCGTCACCACGCCTGACTCCACCCCCGACGACGACAGGGACACAGCTCCGCCCACACAGCTTACACCTGTCGTCGTCATGGAAACAGCTGCTACTGCTAAAGGGCGGGGCTCTAATGATGACATCAGCCCTGACCTGCCACAGAAAAAGCCCCTCCTCCTGCAGGTGATAGGGGcaga AGCTCTCCTCCAGCTAAAGGGGCTCAGAGAGGCTCCGCCCCCTGGACAGATGGAGGTGGAAGGGGGCGGGGCCAGAGCCCTGTGGAAGGCGGTGTTCTCTGGaaacaggaaggagaagaagaagaagtggg ATGTGAGAGGAGGTCTGACAGAAGAGTCCGATCTGGACTCATCCACTCTGCTGCAGAGGTGTTCACTGACGCCCACAAACAAT CTGCGTTCGGAACTGTTTGACCTCACCAATGAAATTCAGAGAGTCACAATAAAAGAAGACAACCAGGAG CCTGCATACATTCCTCATGCTCTGGCTTTTAAACGAGCGTACGCCATCAAG agACACTCTCTGAAGGTCCCCGTCCAGGACTATGATGGACAGTCCTCGTGTCCCACGGAGGTGGTGGGGGTCCTGGTCCAGGCGAAGGAGCTGTCCAGTCTGAGTGTGAAGGAGACCTTGTTCCAGAGGGGAcgagaggatgaggatgaagaccTGGACGCCAAAATCACCAGACGAGTTCAGAGAGCTGCCAGAAGGAAAGCCAAacaggagcagctgaagagacTCCACAAAGCTCAG ATGATCcagaggcagctgcagcaggtggaggagaaacagagacagctggaggagagaggagtgatGGTGGAGAAAGCTCTGAGAGGAGAAGCCG attATTGGGGAGACTCCAATGACAGCCAAGACATGGAGCTTCACCTGGAAG GACTGGGTAAACTGGATAATccagctctgatgcagcagtgGTTCAAGTTGGTCCAGCAGAAGAATTCTCTGGTCCGATATGAATCTGAACTCATGATATT tgcTCGGGAGCTGGAGTTGGAGGACCGACAGAGTCGACTGCAGCAGGAGCTGAGAGAGCGGATGGCCGTGGACG ACCACCTGAAGGAGGAGTGGCAGCTGGTGGAGGAACGTCTGATCCTGGAGGAGATGTTGGAGGTGGTGGAGCAGAGAGACTCTCTGGTGTCTCTGCTGGAGGAACAGAGACTGCAGGAACGACAAGAAGACCAGGACCTGGAGGACATCATGATGACCCGAGGACTGGGACTCAGCTGGACCTGA
- the lta4h gene encoding leukotriene A-4 hydrolase yields MSSDPCSFSSFTRCVTKHLNLSLHVDFDRHVIRAKVALTVEALEDRFSSLTLDTRDLKILSVSANGQAARFMMGPKHSFKGTPLEITLPFDLSRGQHVIVEVTYETSPSASALQWLTPEQTAGKKHPYLFSQCQAHHCRSMVPCQDSPSVKHTYYAQVSVPKDLVAVMSAVRDGQEVDPQDNNRIVYRFRQPVPMPSYLIAIVVGALESREIGPRSRVWSEKEFVDKAAFEFSETETMLKTAEDLAGPYVWGQYDILVLPPSFPYGGMENPCLTFATPTLLAGDKSLSNVIAHEISHSWTGNLVTNKTWEHFWLNEGHTVYLERMIGRCMESEQFRQFKAMGGWKDLQDSVNTFGANNPLTNLVPSLQEVDPDDAFSSVPYEKGFALLYHLEELMGGPEVFMGFVKSYIQLFAHSSVTTDEWKNYLFTYFKDKVDVLNKVDWNAWMFTPGMPPVKPQYDTTMADACIALSQRWIKAKDQDLSSFKESDLKTLSSHQVIEFLSLLLHEAALPLTHVKKMQEVYDLNTCMNSEIRFRWLRLCVRSKWEEAVPMALKMATEQGRMKFTRPLFRETFNFEKYREEAVSMFLAHRAAMHPVTSGLVAKDLKVEASTATSL; encoded by the exons ACTTTGGACACCAGAGACCTGAAGATCCTCTCAGTGAGCGCTAATGGACAAGCCGCGCGGTTTATGATGGGCCCCAAACACAGCTTCAAGGGGACCCCGCTTGAGATCACACTGCCCTTTGACCTCTCCAG AGGGCAGCATGTGATCGTGGAGGTGACCTATGAGACGTCTCCATCGGCGTCGGCTCTGCAGTGGCTCACACCTGAACAGACTGCTGGGAAGAAACATCCGTACCTGTTCAGCCAGTGTCAG GCTCATCATTGCAGGAGTATGGTTCCCTGTCAGGACAGTCCATCAGTCAAACACACCTACTACGCCCag GTGTCTGTACCTAAAGACCTGGTGGCTGTGATGAGTGCAGTGAGAGATGGACAGGAAGTTGATCCTCAGGACAACAACCGGATCGTCTACAGATTCAGACAGCCG GTGCCCATGCCTTCTTACCTGATCGCCATTGTGGTTGGAGCTCTGGAGAGCAG GGAGATTGGGCCGAGGTCCAGAGTCTGGTCTGAGAAAGAGTTTGTGGATAAAGCAGCGTTTGAGTTCTCGGAG aCGGAGACCATGTTGAAGACAGCTGAGGACCTGGCAGGACCGTATGTTTGGGGTCAGTATGACATCCTGgttcttcctccatctttcccCTACGGAGGCATGGAGAACCCCTGTCTGACCTTCGCTACACCAACACTGCTG GCAGGAGACAAATCTCTGTCCAAT GTGATCGCTCATGAGATCTCCCACAGCTGGACCGGTAATCTGGTGACCAATAAGACGTGGGAACACTTctg GTTGAACGAGGGTCACACGGTCTACCTGGAGAGGATGATTGGCAGGTGCATGGAGAGTGAACAGTTCAGACAGTTTAAAGCCATGGGGGGCTGGAAGGACCTGCAGGACTCG GTGAACACCTTTGGAGCCAACAACCCTCTGACTAACCTGGTCCCCAGCCTGCAGGAAGTCGACCCTGATGATGCCTTCTCCTCTGTGCCCTATGAGAAAGGCTTCGCTCTGCTGTACCATTTGGAGGAGCTGATGGGAGGGCCAG AGGTGTTCATGGGTTTTGTGAAGTCGTACATCCAGTTGTTTGCCCACAGCAGTGTTACTACAGACGAGTGGAAGAACTACCTGTTCACCTACTTCAAAGACAAG gTGGACGTCCTGAACAAGGTAGACTGGAATGCCTGGATGTTCACACCTGGGATGCCTCCAGTCAAACCTCA GTACGACACCACGATGGCTGACGCCTGCATCGCCCTGAGCCAGAGGTGGATCAAG GCAAAAGATCAGGACCTGAGCAGCTTTAAAGAGTCAGACCTGAAGACACTGTCATCCCACCAGGTCATCGAGTTCCTGTCCCTTCTGCTTCATGAG GCTGCTCTTCCTCTGACTCATGTGAAGAAGATGCAGGAGGTTTATGATCTGAACACCTGTATGAACTCAGAGATCCGCTTCAG GTGGCTGAGGCTGTGTGTTCGGTCCAAATGGGAGGAGGCTGTTCCCATGGCACTGAAGATGGCGACCGAGCAGGGCCGGATGAAGTTCACCAGACCGCTCTTTAG GGAGACGTTTAACTTTGAAAAGTATCGTGAAGAAGCCGTTTCAATGTTTCTGGCTCATCGAGCAGCGATGCACCCGGTCACCTCCGGACTGGTCGCCAAAGACCTGAAGGTGGAAGCCAGCACTGCCACCAGTCTGTAA